The Streptomyces sp. NBC_00670 genome window below encodes:
- a CDS encoding xanthine dehydrogenase family protein molybdopterin-binding subunit codes for MTTATTGRTTPIGVVGTAHTRVEGREKVTGAARYAGEIPFADLAHGWLVLSTVARGRITAVDTEPVLAMPGVRAVLHHGNAPRVETQYMGMMGPPDPTSTVFQTDRVPHLGWPVALVVAETSEQAREAAESLVVHYEVEPHDTGFAGDRPEAHTVDGIMPGVTEKGDLAAELAASAHVVDAEYTTPEEHHSMMEPHAATARWDGGRLELIDSNQGTTWVQNELAQMFSLDPGAVRVRSEHIGGGFGSKGLRAHQVAAVMAATTLQRPVRVVMTRRQMFSLTGYRSPTSQRVRLGADADGRLRALEHRSVSQTSTVHTFVEPSAGVPRIMYDAAAHHTANLVVPLDVPTPTFMRAPGEAPGSFALESALDELAEKTGLDPIELRVRNEPDRGPVSGLPFSTRNLVGCFREGARRFGWADRDPRPGVRRDGRWLLGTGVAGASFHSGAGPSTALATAEPDGTFTVRIAAADIGTGARTALTLIAADALEVPVDRVRVRIGDSDFGPAMLAGGSMGTRSWAWAINAAGRELRERLALGTGIPPEGITVRSDTTAALGTLAQKERHSFGAQFAEVAVDPATGEVRVRRMLGIFAAGRIVNPLTARNQLVGGMIWGISMALHEEAVRDRATGGLYGADLAGYHVATHADVPHVEADWIEDDDPDDPVGIKGVGEVGIVGAAAAIANAVRHATGVRHRHLPIRPDRVLGAQDAGAPDA; via the coding sequence ATGACCACCGCCACCACCGGCCGTACGACCCCGATCGGCGTCGTCGGCACCGCGCACACCCGGGTCGAGGGCCGCGAGAAGGTCACCGGCGCGGCCCGCTACGCCGGAGAGATCCCCTTCGCCGACCTCGCCCACGGCTGGCTGGTGCTCTCCACCGTCGCCCGCGGCCGGATCACCGCCGTCGACACCGAGCCCGTCCTCGCCATGCCCGGCGTGCGCGCCGTGCTGCACCACGGCAACGCCCCGCGCGTGGAGACCCAGTACATGGGCATGATGGGTCCGCCGGACCCGACCTCGACCGTCTTCCAGACCGACCGGGTGCCCCATCTCGGCTGGCCGGTGGCGCTCGTCGTCGCCGAGACCTCCGAACAGGCCCGCGAGGCCGCCGAGTCGCTCGTCGTCCACTACGAGGTGGAACCCCACGACACCGGCTTCGCCGGTGACCGGCCCGAGGCCCACACGGTGGACGGCATCATGCCGGGCGTGACGGAGAAGGGCGACCTGGCGGCCGAACTCGCCGCATCCGCCCACGTCGTGGACGCCGAGTACACCACGCCCGAAGAGCACCACAGCATGATGGAGCCGCACGCGGCGACCGCGCGCTGGGACGGCGGCCGGCTGGAGCTCATCGACTCCAACCAGGGCACCACCTGGGTGCAGAACGAACTCGCCCAGATGTTCTCCCTCGACCCCGGCGCGGTCCGGGTGCGCTCCGAGCACATCGGCGGCGGCTTCGGCAGCAAGGGCCTGCGCGCCCACCAGGTCGCCGCGGTGATGGCCGCCACGACCCTGCAGCGGCCGGTGCGTGTCGTCATGACGCGCCGCCAGATGTTCTCGCTCACCGGCTACCGCAGCCCCACCTCGCAGCGCGTGCGCCTGGGCGCCGACGCCGACGGACGGCTGCGCGCGCTGGAGCACCGCTCCGTCAGCCAGACCTCCACCGTGCACACGTTCGTCGAGCCGAGCGCCGGCGTGCCCCGCATCATGTACGACGCCGCCGCCCACCACACGGCCAACCTCGTCGTCCCGCTCGACGTGCCGACGCCGACCTTCATGCGGGCCCCCGGCGAGGCGCCCGGGTCCTTCGCCCTCGAATCGGCGCTCGACGAACTCGCCGAGAAGACCGGCCTGGACCCGATCGAGCTGCGCGTGCGCAACGAACCCGACCGGGGACCGGTCTCCGGGCTGCCGTTCAGCACCCGCAACCTGGTCGGCTGCTTCCGTGAGGGCGCCCGCCGGTTCGGCTGGGCCGACCGCGACCCGCGCCCCGGCGTGCGCCGCGACGGCCGCTGGCTGCTCGGCACCGGCGTGGCCGGCGCCTCCTTCCACTCGGGAGCGGGTCCCTCCACGGCCCTGGCGACGGCGGAGCCGGACGGCACCTTCACCGTGCGGATCGCCGCCGCCGACATCGGCACCGGCGCCCGCACCGCGCTCACCCTGATCGCCGCCGACGCGCTCGAAGTGCCGGTGGACCGGGTACGCGTACGCATCGGCGACAGCGACTTCGGGCCCGCCATGCTCGCCGGCGGCTCGATGGGCACCCGCTCCTGGGCGTGGGCCATCAACGCGGCGGGGCGTGAACTGCGCGAACGGCTCGCGCTCGGGACCGGCATCCCGCCCGAGGGCATCACCGTCCGCTCGGACACCACCGCCGCGCTCGGCACCCTCGCCCAGAAGGAACGGCACTCCTTCGGCGCGCAGTTCGCCGAGGTCGCCGTGGACCCCGCCACCGGCGAGGTCCGGGTGCGCCGGATGCTCGGCATCTTCGCGGCCGGCCGCATCGTCAACCCGCTCACCGCCCGCAATCAGCTCGTCGGCGGCATGATCTGGGGCATCTCCATGGCCCTGCACGAGGAGGCGGTACGGGACCGGGCCACCGGCGGCCTCTACGGGGCCGACCTCGCGGGCTACCACGTCGCCACCCACGCCGACGTGCCGCACGTCGAGGCCGACTGGATCGAGGACGACGACCCCGACGACCCGGTCGGCATCAAGGGCGTCGGCGAGGTCGGCATCGTGGGCGCCGCCGCGGCCATCGCCAACGCGGTCCGGCACGCCACCGGCGTACGCCACCGTCACCTGCCCATCCGCCCCGACCGGGTGCTGGGGGCCCAGGACGCGGGAGCACCGGATGCTTGA
- a CDS encoding potassium-transporting ATPase subunit C — MNNSLVNTARSAGAGLRALLVLTLVTGVLYPLLVTGIAQGLFRDRANGSEVRADGRVVGSSLIGQSYEVAGKHGKSAPDLRWFQGRPADGLGTNSVNTRYRLLLSGATNLAADNPVLVDRVRAARAAVVRDNSVPGYTVRPSQVPADAVTSSGSGLDPDISPRYAALQVHRVAARNGLSVADVRKLVADHAEGRTLGFLGEPRVNVLALNVALKDLVTRTGQG; from the coding sequence ATGAACAACTCCCTTGTGAACACCGCCCGGTCGGCGGGCGCGGGACTGCGCGCGCTGCTGGTCCTCACCCTGGTGACGGGCGTCCTCTATCCGCTCCTCGTCACCGGGATCGCCCAGGGGCTGTTCCGCGACCGCGCGAACGGCTCGGAGGTCCGGGCGGACGGACGGGTGGTGGGCTCCTCCCTGATCGGGCAGTCCTACGAGGTGGCGGGAAAGCACGGCAAGAGCGCGCCCGACCTCCGGTGGTTCCAGGGCCGCCCGGCGGACGGGCTCGGCACCAACTCCGTCAACACGCGCTACCGGCTGCTGCTGTCCGGGGCGACCAACCTGGCCGCCGACAACCCCGTCCTCGTCGACCGGGTGCGGGCGGCCCGGGCGGCGGTGGTCCGGGACAACTCGGTGCCCGGGTACACCGTCCGGCCCTCGCAGGTGCCCGCCGACGCCGTCACCTCCTCGGGCTCCGGGCTCGATCCGGACATCTCCCCGCGGTACGCGGCCCTCCAGGTGCACCGGGTCGCCGCCCGCAACGGGCTGTCCGTGGCGGACGTGCGGAAACTGGTCGCGGACCACGCCGAGGGGCGCACGCTCGGCTTCCTGGGGGAGCCCCGCGTCAACGTGCTCGCGCTCAACGTGGCGCTCAAGGACCTGGTGACGCGAACCGGACAGGGCTGA
- a CDS encoding (2Fe-2S)-binding protein: MAPSTSSAITLKINGEKYPLTVDHRTTLLDALRERLDLTGSKKGCDHGQCGACTVLIDGRREVSCLNLAVAAEGREITTVEGLARGEELHPVQQAFLDLDGYQCGYCTPGQICSAVAVIEEHAAGWPSAVTDDVRPEAGPPPLSPEEIRERMSGNLCRCAAYVSIVQAVSRAADTTAEQRRTEPTGSEHTGRTADAEAAA, from the coding sequence ATGGCACCCTCGACGTCCAGCGCCATCACCTTGAAGATCAATGGCGAGAAGTACCCGCTGACCGTCGACCACCGCACCACCCTGCTCGACGCCCTGCGCGAGCGGCTCGATCTCACCGGCAGCAAGAAGGGCTGCGACCACGGACAGTGCGGCGCCTGCACGGTCCTCATCGACGGACGCCGTGAGGTGTCCTGTCTCAATCTGGCCGTCGCGGCCGAAGGACGCGAGATCACCACCGTCGAAGGACTCGCGCGCGGCGAGGAGTTGCACCCGGTGCAGCAGGCCTTCCTCGACCTCGACGGCTACCAGTGCGGCTACTGCACCCCCGGACAGATCTGCTCGGCGGTCGCGGTGATCGAGGAGCACGCGGCCGGCTGGCCCAGCGCCGTCACCGACGACGTACGCCCCGAGGCCGGGCCACCACCGCTGAGCCCCGAGGAGATCCGCGAGCGGATGAGCGGCAACCTGTGCCGCTGCGCCGCCTACGTGTCGATCGTCCAGGCGGTCTCCCGCGCGGCCGACACCACCGCCGAGCAGCGGCGGACCGAGCCCACGGGCTCCGAGCACACCGGCCGTACGGCGGACGCGGAGGCGGCGGCATGA
- a CDS encoding TetR/AcrR family transcriptional regulator — MGHEKGAPLRSDAQRNRERILDVAVVELTRCADAPLSLIARKAGVGQGTFYRNFPNRQALVLEIYRHEMQQVAEHATCLLEHREPDVALREWMDRLARFAMTKAGLAEAIRQATSGPGSPGRPEPTPLTAAAELLVRACEEAGTIRPGVTGDDFVLAISGLWMLTPEDGWQERATRLLDLVMDGLRAGAPGRR, encoded by the coding sequence ATGGGACACGAGAAGGGCGCCCCCCTGCGCTCGGACGCGCAGCGCAACCGCGAGCGCATCCTGGACGTGGCGGTGGTCGAGCTGACCCGCTGCGCGGACGCGCCGCTCAGCCTGATCGCCCGGAAGGCGGGCGTCGGGCAGGGCACGTTCTACCGCAACTTCCCCAATCGTCAGGCCCTCGTCCTCGAGATCTACCGCCACGAGATGCAGCAGGTCGCCGAGCACGCGACCTGTCTGTTGGAGCACCGGGAACCGGACGTGGCGCTGCGGGAGTGGATGGACCGGCTCGCGCGGTTCGCGATGACCAAGGCCGGTCTGGCCGAGGCGATCCGCCAGGCCACCAGCGGCCCCGGCAGCCCCGGGCGGCCGGAGCCCACCCCGCTGACGGCCGCGGCCGAACTCCTGGTCCGCGCCTGCGAGGAGGCCGGGACGATCCGCCCCGGGGTCACCGGCGACGACTTCGTCCTGGCCATCTCCGGCCTGTGGATGCTCACTCCCGAGGACGGCTGGCAGGAGCGGGCCACCCGGCTCCTCGACCTGGTGATGGACGGACTGCGCGCGGGGGCGCCGGGGCGGCGGTGA
- a CDS encoding XdhC family protein, which produces MLDLAGQLHDWLAEGREFAVATVVAVGGSAPRGPGAALAVDSEGTVIGSVSGGCVEGAVYELCQEALADGSTVVQRFGYSDEDAFAVGLTCGGVLDIMVTPVGADAPAREVLRTALAAAASGAPAAVARVVRGPAELLGHVLAVGSDGGHEGGLGGHPELDRTAAAQARALLDVGRTGTVEVAEDGSHCPGGLTLLVESSVPPPRMIVFGAIDFAAALVRAGKFLGYHVTVCDARPVFATRARFPEADEVVVDWPHRYLRGTGTDVRTVLCVLTHDAKFDVPLLEEALRRPAAFVGAMGSRRTHADRERRLREVGVSEAELARLRSPIGLDLGARTPEETALSIAAEIVAARRGGTGVPLTGSGTPIHRDAGERGVAAEAA; this is translated from the coding sequence ATGCTTGACCTCGCCGGGCAACTGCACGACTGGCTGGCCGAGGGCCGGGAGTTCGCGGTGGCCACCGTGGTCGCCGTCGGCGGCAGCGCGCCCCGCGGCCCCGGTGCCGCCCTCGCCGTCGACAGCGAGGGCACGGTGATCGGCTCGGTCTCCGGCGGCTGCGTCGAGGGCGCGGTCTACGAGCTGTGCCAGGAGGCGCTGGCGGACGGCTCCACCGTCGTCCAGCGGTTCGGCTACAGCGACGAGGATGCCTTCGCCGTGGGCCTGACCTGCGGCGGGGTCCTCGACATCATGGTCACCCCGGTCGGCGCCGACGCCCCCGCGCGGGAAGTCCTGCGGACGGCGCTGGCGGCCGCCGCCTCCGGCGCGCCGGCCGCCGTCGCCCGCGTCGTACGGGGCCCGGCCGAACTCCTCGGCCACGTCCTGGCCGTGGGCTCCGACGGGGGGCACGAGGGCGGGCTCGGCGGCCACCCCGAACTGGACCGCACGGCCGCGGCCCAGGCCCGGGCGCTGCTCGACGTGGGCCGCACCGGCACCGTCGAGGTCGCCGAGGACGGCAGCCACTGTCCCGGCGGGCTCACCCTGCTCGTCGAGTCCAGCGTGCCGCCGCCCCGCATGATCGTCTTCGGGGCGATCGACTTCGCGGCGGCCCTGGTGCGGGCGGGCAAGTTCCTCGGTTACCACGTCACCGTGTGCGACGCCCGCCCGGTCTTCGCCACCCGGGCCCGTTTCCCGGAGGCCGACGAGGTCGTCGTCGACTGGCCGCACCGCTATCTGCGCGGCACCGGGACCGACGTCCGCACGGTGCTGTGCGTCCTCACCCACGACGCCAAGTTCGACGTGCCGCTGCTTGAGGAGGCGCTGCGACGGCCGGCCGCGTTCGTCGGGGCCATGGGGTCCCGGCGCACGCACGCCGACCGCGAGCGGCGGCTGCGCGAGGTCGGCGTGAGCGAGGCCGAACTGGCGCGGCTGCGGTCACCGATCGGGCTCGACCTCGGCGCCCGTACGCCGGAGGAGACGGCGCTGTCCATCGCCGCGGAGATCGTCGCGGCCCGGCGGGGCGGCACGGGCGTCCCGCTCACGGGCTCGGGCACGCCGATCCACCGGGACGCCGGGGAACGGGGGGTGGCGGCGGAGGCGGCGTGA
- a CDS encoding FAD binding domain-containing protein, with the protein MKEFGYQRAGDVSGAVALLTADPDARFLGGGTNLVDLMKSGVERPGLLVDVRQLPLDEIESTPGGGLRIGATVTNSDLAVHPEVRRRYPVLTQAVLAGASGQLRNMATVGGNLLQRTRCGYFTDVTKPCNKREPGSGCPAIEGEHHNHAILGASDHCVATHPSDMGVALTALDAVVTYETADGPGELALADFYLPVGDTPHRETALPPGALITGVTVPPAPVAARSRYRKVRERASYAFAIGSVAAALDVSDGVVRDVRLAFGAVASRPWRARAAERALTGAPADAETFAAAADAELAAARPLRDNTYKVTLMRNLVVAVLTELAEEAAR; encoded by the coding sequence ATGAAGGAGTTCGGATACCAGCGCGCCGGTGACGTCTCCGGCGCCGTCGCCCTGCTGACCGCCGACCCGGACGCCCGCTTCCTCGGCGGCGGCACCAACCTCGTCGACCTGATGAAGTCCGGCGTGGAGCGCCCCGGACTCCTCGTGGACGTGCGTCAACTCCCCCTGGACGAGATCGAGTCGACGCCCGGCGGCGGACTGCGCATCGGCGCCACCGTCACCAACAGCGACCTCGCCGTCCACCCCGAGGTCCGCCGCCGCTACCCGGTGCTCACCCAGGCCGTACTGGCCGGCGCCTCCGGACAGCTGCGCAACATGGCCACCGTCGGCGGCAATCTGCTCCAGCGCACCCGCTGCGGCTACTTCACCGACGTGACCAAGCCCTGCAACAAGCGGGAACCCGGCAGCGGTTGCCCCGCCATCGAGGGCGAGCACCACAACCACGCCATCCTGGGCGCCTCCGACCACTGCGTCGCCACGCACCCCTCGGACATGGGTGTGGCGCTGACCGCGCTCGACGCCGTCGTCACCTACGAAACCGCCGACGGCCCCGGCGAGTTGGCGCTCGCCGACTTCTACCTCCCCGTCGGCGACACCCCGCACCGGGAGACCGCCCTGCCGCCGGGCGCCCTGATCACCGGCGTCACCGTGCCGCCCGCCCCGGTCGCCGCCCGCTCCCGCTACCGCAAGGTGCGCGAGCGCGCCTCGTACGCCTTCGCCATCGGCTCCGTCGCCGCCGCGCTCGACGTCTCCGACGGCGTCGTGCGCGACGTGCGGCTCGCCTTCGGCGCGGTCGCCTCCCGCCCCTGGCGGGCCCGCGCCGCCGAACGCGCGCTGACCGGGGCGCCGGCCGACGCCGAGACCTTCGCCGCCGCCGCGGACGCCGAACTGGCCGCCGCCCGGCCGCTGCGCGACAACACGTACAAGGTGACGCTGATGCGCAACCTCGTGGTGGCCGTGCTCACCGAACTCGCCGAGGAGGCCGCCCGATGA